The following coding sequences lie in one Myxococcus xanthus genomic window:
- a CDS encoding ParB/RepB/Spo0J family partition protein: MDAEHRVDGQDGTAGAGPEGGSQASSGQDGAQGGAVSTEPHASGASSEQQGEHKREDASPESGEHRAEGTSPAEGSEPRAEGTPSEHGEPQNAGSAQGQGGEPPVDGTPSSQEASQASGDTQGEGARPHDAGGDAPGSADASGSEGSKDQSGSQEGGLQAEGTTSHGQAEPHAKDASHAQGEHQAVSESHGQDGSESGGGSVANAEARAEQAPSDGEARATPGLDERPQGAFWTGEADGDKASDSDDESQEDVLPEPEQRLSGRVTTVLLPLEKLQDESAFKLRPEGDVSGLATDIARLGQLFPVDVRPAGEDRYQLVCGFRRVAALRFLKRDAVQARVHLRLSDEDALVMSLAEAIHATPVGPEVLEAKRDELESQGRLSAAVRDMLEKALATEDTLAPEGVEEEIDADELAQEVAQRLGAINQDLSLLADVFAALDESRKAELLMQLRYSSELVTYLEGL, encoded by the coding sequence ATGGACGCCGAGCACAGGGTTGATGGACAGGATGGGACGGCGGGTGCTGGGCCCGAAGGTGGCTCGCAAGCGTCGTCCGGGCAGGACGGCGCCCAGGGCGGTGCCGTGAGCACCGAGCCGCACGCTTCGGGGGCCTCCTCGGAGCAGCAGGGCGAGCACAAGCGCGAGGATGCGTCACCGGAGTCCGGTGAGCACCGTGCCGAGGGCACGTCGCCCGCCGAAGGTTCGGAGCCGCGAGCCGAGGGCACGCCTTCTGAACACGGCGAGCCCCAGAACGCCGGCTCCGCGCAGGGGCAGGGCGGTGAGCCTCCCGTTGATGGAACGCCTTCTTCTCAGGAAGCGTCCCAGGCCAGTGGCGACACACAGGGCGAGGGCGCACGGCCGCACGACGCGGGCGGGGACGCGCCGGGCTCCGCGGACGCCTCCGGGAGCGAAGGTTCGAAGGACCAGTCAGGTTCGCAGGAAGGTGGACTTCAGGCCGAGGGCACCACGTCCCACGGTCAGGCGGAGCCACATGCCAAGGATGCGTCTCATGCGCAGGGCGAGCACCAGGCCGTGAGTGAGTCCCACGGGCAGGACGGAAGCGAATCAGGAGGCGGGTCCGTCGCCAACGCGGAGGCGCGCGCCGAGCAGGCCCCCTCCGACGGCGAGGCCCGTGCCACGCCCGGGCTGGACGAGCGCCCCCAAGGCGCGTTCTGGACGGGTGAGGCCGACGGGGACAAAGCCAGCGACTCTGACGACGAGTCGCAGGAGGACGTCCTCCCCGAACCCGAGCAGCGGCTTTCGGGCCGGGTGACGACGGTGCTCCTGCCGCTGGAGAAGCTGCAGGACGAAAGCGCGTTCAAGCTCCGCCCGGAAGGCGACGTGTCGGGGCTGGCCACGGACATCGCGCGGCTGGGGCAGCTGTTCCCGGTGGATGTCCGCCCGGCGGGAGAAGACCGCTACCAGCTCGTCTGCGGCTTCCGGCGGGTCGCGGCGCTGCGCTTCCTCAAGCGGGACGCGGTGCAGGCGCGGGTCCACCTGCGGCTCTCGGACGAGGACGCGCTGGTGATGTCGCTGGCGGAGGCGATTCACGCCACGCCGGTGGGCCCGGAAGTCCTGGAGGCGAAGCGCGACGAGCTCGAGTCGCAGGGGCGCTTGAGCGCGGCCGTTCGCGACATGCTGGAGAAGGCGCTCGCCACCGAGGACACGCTGGCGCCGGAGGGCGTCGAAGAGGAGATTGACGCCGACGAGCTGGCGCAGGAAGTGGCGCAGCGGCTCGGGGCCATCAATCAGGACCTCTCGCTGTTGGCGGACGTGTTCGCCGCGCTGGATGAGTCGCGCAAGGCGGAGCTCCTGATGCAGCTCCGCTACTCGTCCGAGCTGGTCACCTATCTGGAGGGGCTGTAA
- the bacP gene encoding bactofilin BacP: MATAKELSASNNVDNTVVGPSILISGRLTGDEDLTVRGRVEGELTLSRTLIVEPSGVVKANVAVRNAIVSGVVVGNINATESVELTREGRMVGDIRAPRVIIVDGASFRGRVDMGDVEPGRLPAERPAVVRPTAVSRPSVTPARPTIPAARPTPPPPSRPTPPPPPARPSAPPAVTRPSAPITRPGLGGLGSKPLPPPPPTRVERAEPQAEQAGSAEPPTPVLVGAGAKKKVVVKKKTR; encoded by the coding sequence GTGGCCACCGCGAAGGAGCTCTCAGCGAGCAACAACGTCGACAACACCGTGGTGGGGCCTTCCATCCTCATCAGCGGCCGGTTGACGGGCGACGAGGACCTCACGGTCCGAGGGCGCGTCGAGGGTGAGCTGACGCTCAGCCGCACCCTCATCGTGGAGCCCTCGGGTGTGGTGAAGGCCAACGTGGCGGTGAGGAACGCCATCGTCAGTGGCGTGGTGGTGGGCAACATCAACGCCACCGAGAGCGTGGAGCTCACCCGCGAAGGCCGCATGGTGGGCGACATCCGCGCCCCACGCGTCATCATCGTCGACGGGGCCAGCTTCCGCGGCCGCGTGGACATGGGTGATGTGGAGCCGGGACGTCTGCCAGCCGAGCGCCCCGCGGTGGTCCGCCCCACGGCGGTGAGCCGCCCCTCGGTGACGCCCGCGCGTCCGACGATTCCTGCCGCGCGGCCCACGCCTCCGCCGCCGTCGCGGCCCACTCCTCCTCCGCCGCCCGCGCGCCCCTCGGCGCCTCCCGCGGTGACGCGCCCCTCGGCGCCCATCACCCGTCCGGGGTTGGGTGGCCTGGGAAGCAAGCCACTGCCGCCGCCTCCGCCGACCCGCGTGGAGCGGGCGGAGCCGCAGGCTGAGCAGGCGGGCTCTGCCGAGCCGCCAACGCCAGTCCTGGTGGGTGCTGGCGCGAAGAAGAAGGTCGTGGTGAAGAAGAAGACCCGCTAG
- a CDS encoding ATP-binding protein, whose protein sequence is MQADQRGRVLVVAAKEAGDALMERLTSSGYQCASAEKESGLAQVADSLQPEVVLLAVTAKRAAEMLESLRKVDRLQRLPVLVDLGRARSAEAFKRLAVDDWIRSADEVVPRLEAALRAGRLRDREERIRLRMGMLLEITQAATSSLELEEILRIAVDKVGRVTGTDRCSVVLVEGSHARTAKVVATQEDPSLVQLDIEVMRYPELRRALETREAVVIEEAQRDPLMAEVRTNILPLGVKSILVQPLICQGDLLGALFLRVSRGDASFGRDEQEFAQAVAGVLANSIRNARLHTAVKKKREDLEEAYVQRYQELNEANRRLKELNRLKDEIIAVCSHDLRAPLQVLLGHGRLLQEGPLEPQQRQSSEAMIRQGKKILGLVESLLEKGKGEAARLSIEPRVLDVAQLCRDAVNELEILAADRGVSLRADCPDSLMLIGDEVKLHEVLQNLITNAIHHARQDGEVVVSTQRLGRPDGDAAKVCVQDDGVGIPPDELHLVFDRYRHGGKGTGLGLAICKEFVELHGGEIWAESPPDTGCIFVFTLPLAQEAPRNPRPPPAAAPTPQEQPRVLVVEDEPEIAAVLSEVLRSKYRVEVARDGAEGLARAKAQRPDLVVMDVFLPKLDGLDAAMALKSSTDTARIPVILLSAHQGVAEKVRSLNLGAVDYMSKPFNAVELLNRTERALKLRQGEREQQEKEKASALQRRTGSDPATGLHDRRGLLLRLEQEVARSRRYHRALSLAVLRPDRPVEPVPSNIADVMRKRVRHPDAISHLGGGVFAVVLPECQAEAARAVISRMLPDVEKATDTEYRSAVADVSQDSDSVEKLLEKLGAPAPEET, encoded by the coding sequence ATGCAGGCTGATCAGCGGGGGCGCGTGCTGGTGGTGGCCGCCAAGGAGGCGGGCGATGCGCTCATGGAGCGGCTCACGTCGAGCGGCTACCAGTGTGCGTCGGCGGAGAAGGAGAGCGGTCTGGCCCAGGTCGCGGACTCGTTGCAGCCAGAGGTCGTCCTGCTGGCGGTGACGGCGAAGCGGGCCGCGGAGATGCTGGAGTCGCTGCGCAAGGTGGACCGGCTCCAGCGCCTGCCGGTGCTGGTGGACCTGGGCCGCGCGCGCTCGGCGGAAGCTTTCAAGCGGTTGGCCGTGGACGATTGGATCCGCAGCGCCGATGAGGTGGTGCCCCGTCTGGAGGCCGCGCTGCGCGCGGGCCGGCTGCGTGACCGGGAAGAGCGGATCCGCCTGCGCATGGGGATGCTGCTGGAAATCACCCAGGCGGCCACCAGTTCGCTCGAACTGGAGGAGATTCTCCGCATCGCCGTGGACAAGGTCGGCCGCGTCACCGGGACGGACCGTTGCTCCGTGGTGCTGGTGGAGGGCAGCCATGCCCGCACCGCGAAGGTGGTGGCCACGCAGGAGGACCCGAGCCTCGTCCAGTTGGACATCGAGGTGATGCGCTACCCGGAGCTGCGCCGCGCGCTGGAGACGCGGGAAGCGGTGGTCATCGAGGAGGCGCAGCGCGACCCGCTGATGGCGGAGGTCCGCACCAACATCCTGCCGCTGGGCGTGAAGTCCATCCTGGTGCAGCCCCTCATCTGTCAGGGCGACCTGCTGGGGGCGCTGTTCCTACGGGTATCGCGCGGTGACGCGTCGTTCGGCCGGGACGAGCAGGAGTTCGCCCAGGCGGTGGCTGGCGTGCTGGCCAACTCCATCCGCAACGCGCGCCTTCACACGGCGGTGAAGAAGAAGCGCGAGGACCTGGAGGAGGCCTATGTCCAGCGCTACCAGGAGCTGAACGAGGCCAACCGCCGGCTGAAGGAACTCAACCGGCTGAAGGACGAAATCATCGCGGTGTGCAGCCACGACCTGCGCGCGCCGCTCCAGGTGCTCCTGGGGCACGGGCGGCTGTTGCAGGAAGGGCCGCTGGAGCCGCAGCAGCGCCAGTCTTCCGAGGCGATGATCCGCCAGGGCAAGAAGATCCTCGGCCTGGTGGAGTCGCTGCTGGAGAAGGGCAAGGGCGAGGCGGCGCGGCTGTCCATCGAGCCCCGCGTCCTGGACGTGGCGCAGCTGTGCCGCGACGCCGTCAATGAACTGGAGATTCTGGCCGCGGACCGGGGCGTGTCGCTGCGCGCCGATTGTCCGGACAGCCTGATGCTCATCGGCGACGAGGTGAAGCTGCACGAGGTGCTGCAGAACCTCATCACCAACGCCATCCACCACGCGCGCCAGGACGGCGAGGTGGTGGTGAGCACCCAGCGGCTGGGGCGCCCGGACGGAGACGCGGCCAAGGTGTGCGTGCAGGACGACGGCGTGGGCATTCCGCCGGACGAACTGCACCTCGTCTTCGACCGTTACCGCCACGGCGGCAAGGGCACCGGGCTGGGGCTGGCCATCTGCAAGGAGTTCGTGGAGCTGCACGGCGGTGAAATCTGGGCGGAGAGCCCGCCGGACACCGGCTGCATCTTCGTCTTCACGCTGCCGCTGGCGCAGGAAGCGCCGCGCAACCCGCGTCCGCCGCCCGCCGCCGCGCCCACGCCGCAGGAGCAGCCGCGCGTGCTGGTGGTGGAGGACGAGCCGGAGATCGCCGCGGTGCTGTCGGAGGTGCTGCGCTCCAAGTACCGCGTGGAGGTTGCGCGCGACGGCGCGGAGGGCCTGGCCCGGGCGAAGGCCCAGCGGCCGGACCTGGTGGTCATGGACGTCTTCCTGCCCAAGCTGGACGGCCTGGACGCGGCCATGGCGCTCAAGTCCTCGACGGACACCGCGCGCATCCCCGTCATCCTGCTGTCCGCCCACCAGGGCGTGGCGGAGAAGGTCCGCTCGCTGAACCTGGGCGCGGTGGACTACATGAGCAAGCCGTTCAACGCGGTGGAGCTCCTCAACCGCACCGAGCGCGCCCTCAAGCTGCGCCAGGGCGAGCGCGAGCAGCAGGAGAAGGAGAAGGCCAGCGCCCTGCAGCGGCGCACCGGCAGCGACCCCGCCACGGGCCTGCACGACCGGCGCGGGCTGCTGCTGCGGCTGGAGCAGGAGGTGGCGCGCAGCCGGCGTTACCACCGCGCGCTCAGCCTCGCCGTGCTCCGGCCCGACCGGCCGGTGGAGCCGGTGCCGTCCAACATCGCCGATGTCATGCGCAAGCGGGTGCGCCACCCGGATGCCATCTCCCACCTGGGCGGAGGTGTGTTCGCCGTCGTCCTGCCGGAGTGCCAGGCGGAGGCGGCGCGCGCCGTCATCAGCCGCATGTTGCCGGATGTGGAGAAGGCGACGGACACGGAGTACCGGTCGGCGGTGGCGGATGTGAGCCAGGACAGCGACTCGGTCGAGAAGCTGCTGGAGAAACTGGGCGCGCCGGCCCCCGAAGAGACCTGA
- a CDS encoding rhomboid family intramembrane serine protease: MPGPPQPRPWVCYALIACAVSLFVAEQVLPISQVVRSEHGRMQIPPLGLYGPFVQAGQYWRLLGAVLEHGSPLHLLFNMSVVVTLGFTLERGIGSLRFFGLSLVTALGASTFSLIFDFDVPTVGASGMILGWAGAMLPVATREGRRDLFIWLAQVAVLSLLPFVSWAGHLGGFLFGLPCGLALRMGRQVYARALPILLFLSVVVALYAAHPERRGGF; encoded by the coding sequence GTGCCAGGCCCACCGCAGCCGCGGCCCTGGGTGTGCTACGCCCTCATCGCCTGCGCGGTGTCCCTCTTCGTGGCGGAACAGGTCCTGCCCATCTCCCAGGTGGTCCGGAGTGAGCACGGGCGGATGCAGATTCCGCCCCTGGGCCTGTACGGCCCCTTCGTGCAGGCGGGCCAGTACTGGCGGCTGCTGGGCGCGGTGCTGGAGCACGGCAGTCCCCTCCACCTCCTCTTCAACATGTCGGTGGTGGTGACGCTCGGCTTCACGCTGGAGCGAGGCATCGGCAGCCTGCGCTTCTTCGGCCTGTCGCTGGTGACGGCGCTGGGGGCGTCCACCTTCTCGCTCATCTTCGACTTCGACGTGCCCACGGTGGGCGCGTCCGGAATGATTCTCGGCTGGGCGGGGGCCATGCTGCCCGTCGCCACACGCGAGGGCCGCCGGGACTTGTTCATCTGGCTGGCGCAGGTGGCTGTCCTCAGCCTGCTCCCCTTCGTGAGCTGGGCGGGGCATCTGGGCGGCTTCCTCTTCGGCCTGCCTTGCGGATTGGCCCTGCGCATGGGGCGGCAGGTCTATGCGCGCGCCCTACCCATCCTTCTTTTTCTCTCGGTGGTGGTAGCGCTCTACGCAGCCCACCCCGAGCGGCGTGGAGGCTTTTGA
- a CDS encoding alpha/beta hydrolase, with amino-acid sequence MARSDEGFFPGRDGTRLYWKSILPDAEPRAHVAVVHGYGDHFGRYAFVTDALLADGFAVHGFDYRGHGKADGRRAYCEKWPDYLEDLEVFWERVRAVSEGKKAFVLAHSHGGLMSATWASSRQVEGLTGLVLSAPYLKLAITPPASKLMAARAVGKLVPWLSISSGLKVEDLTCDTDVQRATREDPLHQAIATPRWFVESTRAQAEAVLLAPKIQVPLFVLCGAEDGVAAPAAAREYFERAGSPDKKFKEYPGMRHEPLNEVGRAEVFRDISGWISAHL; translated from the coding sequence ATGGCGCGTAGCGACGAGGGTTTTTTTCCCGGCAGGGACGGGACACGGCTGTACTGGAAGTCCATCCTTCCAGACGCCGAGCCCCGCGCGCATGTCGCGGTGGTGCACGGGTATGGTGACCACTTCGGGCGCTATGCCTTCGTGACGGACGCACTGCTGGCGGACGGCTTCGCGGTCCACGGCTTCGACTACCGGGGCCATGGCAAGGCCGACGGGCGCCGGGCCTACTGCGAGAAGTGGCCGGACTACCTGGAGGACCTGGAGGTCTTCTGGGAGCGGGTGCGCGCGGTGTCGGAGGGCAAGAAGGCCTTCGTACTGGCGCACAGCCACGGCGGCCTGATGTCGGCGACGTGGGCATCCAGCCGGCAGGTGGAGGGGTTGACGGGGCTGGTGCTGTCGGCGCCGTACCTCAAGCTGGCCATCACCCCTCCGGCCTCGAAGCTGATGGCCGCGCGCGCGGTGGGCAAGCTGGTGCCATGGCTGAGCATCTCCTCCGGGCTGAAGGTGGAGGACCTCACCTGTGACACCGACGTGCAGCGGGCCACCCGGGAGGACCCGCTCCACCAGGCCATCGCCACGCCGCGGTGGTTCGTCGAATCCACCCGGGCGCAGGCCGAGGCCGTACTGCTGGCGCCGAAGATTCAAGTGCCGCTGTTCGTCCTGTGTGGCGCGGAGGATGGGGTGGCCGCTCCGGCGGCGGCGCGGGAGTACTTCGAGCGGGCCGGGTCTCCGGACAAGAAGTTCAAGGAGTACCCCGGAATGCGGCATGAGCCGCTCAACGAGGTGGGCCGTGCGGAGGTGTTCCGGGATATCTCCGGCTGGATCTCCGCGCATCTCTGA
- the bacO gene encoding bactofilin BacO has product MSFTPRTARHTPFERRTTLMANTVIGSSIVIDGEISGDEDLVIQGTVKGKISLKESLYVEGSGVVEADIETQNVEIAGRVTGNIVASDKVELKTDCRVVGDIKAPRILIADGASFKGNVDMDMKER; this is encoded by the coding sequence TTGAGCTTCACGCCGCGCACGGCACGGCACACACCTTTCGAGAGGCGGACAACACTCATGGCGAATACGGTCATTGGCTCGAGCATCGTCATCGACGGGGAAATCTCCGGCGACGAGGACCTGGTCATCCAGGGCACCGTGAAGGGGAAGATCTCCCTCAAGGAAAGCCTCTACGTGGAGGGCAGCGGCGTCGTCGAGGCGGACATCGAGACGCAGAACGTGGAGATCGCCGGCCGCGTCACGGGCAACATCGTCGCCAGCGACAAGGTGGAGCTGAAGACGGACTGCCGCGTGGTGGGCGACATCAAGGCGCCCCGAATCCTCATCGCCGACGGTGCCTCCTTCAAGGGCAACGTCGACATGGACATGAAGGAGCGCTGA
- the bacN gene encoding bactofilin BacN, which yields MATGETGIIGKGIVIKGNLTGGGDLVIEGRVEGQIALKNHLTIESTGKVQADIRAEELTINGEASGNIDASSRVAINASAKVAGDIKAPRVVIEDGAVFNGSIEMDVRLPDDI from the coding sequence ATGGCAACGGGTGAAACGGGCATCATCGGCAAGGGCATCGTCATCAAGGGCAACCTCACGGGAGGTGGGGACCTGGTGATCGAGGGACGCGTGGAGGGGCAGATTGCCCTGAAGAACCACCTCACCATCGAGAGCACCGGCAAGGTGCAGGCGGACATCCGCGCCGAGGAGTTGACCATCAACGGCGAGGCCAGCGGCAACATCGACGCCTCGTCGCGCGTGGCCATCAACGCCTCGGCCAAGGTGGCCGGCGACATCAAGGCACCTCGCGTCGTCATCGAGGACGGGGCCGTGTTCAACGGCTCCATCGAGATGGACGTACGGCTTCCTGACGATATTTGA
- the pyrE gene encoding orotate phosphoribosyltransferase, with protein MAEPLVRDRARLLELLTERSFEQRRVVLSSGKESDFYIDCKRTALLAEGHFLIGRLFLEAILREAPEAIGVGGLTLGADPLASAVSLTGYLSGTPLAAFIVRKEPKGHGTGQWIEGLSGLGQGAAVAIVEDVVTTGASTLKAIERAQQEGLKVLGAFALVDRLEGGREAVEASGHRLHTLFTRKDFIP; from the coding sequence ATGGCGGAACCACTCGTGCGCGACCGTGCCCGGCTGTTGGAGCTGCTCACCGAGCGCTCCTTCGAACAGCGCCGCGTGGTGCTCTCGTCCGGCAAGGAGTCGGACTTCTACATCGACTGCAAGCGCACGGCGCTGCTGGCCGAGGGCCACTTTCTCATTGGCCGGCTGTTCCTGGAGGCCATCCTGCGCGAGGCCCCGGAAGCCATCGGCGTGGGCGGGCTGACGCTGGGTGCCGACCCGCTGGCGTCCGCGGTGAGCCTCACCGGCTACCTGTCCGGCACGCCGCTGGCGGCCTTCATCGTGCGCAAGGAGCCCAAGGGGCACGGCACGGGCCAGTGGATTGAAGGCCTGAGCGGGCTGGGGCAGGGCGCGGCGGTGGCCATCGTGGAGGACGTCGTCACGACGGGCGCCTCCACGCTGAAGGCCATCGAGCGGGCCCAACAGGAGGGCCTGAAGGTGCTGGGCGCCTTCGCGCTGGTGGACCGGTTGGAGGGTGGACGTGAAGCCGTGGAGGCCTCGGGTCACCGGCTCCACACGCTCTTCACCCGCAAGGACTTCATTCCGTGA
- a CDS encoding tetratricopeptide repeat protein — protein sequence MRPSRLLVSALLAVLVAPGVSAAAPSRRPRVDPEAMREAIDAGATDEGRYASSASYTNYLQSRLKHHAGDHRGAVDALRLALATDDGNPLLLTRLGEEYARVGDLTRAERELRRAVLRAPAYYPAHVLLGRVLTESKRFARARLHLRRAVSLKPREPEAYLVLAQLHLEIGAPDEAVKVVDALALALPGEAIGYQRLGLALAERGDTARAERLLVEAATRAPGDVEVLTALARLYEDTGRPVQAEESLARALERDPDSREVLLGAGRAALKAGSSVRARAYFDRLLSLSSEPEMPVRVAFSYLAAREPGAAAEVLEAARRGDHADPRLAYYAGLVHERMRRFADAAGAFAGVPAESDVYADARLRRARSLSLLGEHSRALTLYRAAMQAAPEAVDVRMQFARALERGGTPNRAELLLREGLAAGPSAALYDALAATLHRQGRGREALTLLREAVARFPRDEDLLYVLGAAHERQGDVTGALARMRAVLAVSPDHAAALNFLGYLLAQAGQNLDEAERRVRRALELRPDTGAYLDSLGWVYFRRGDYARAVDALERASTLAPDEPVILEHLGDAYQRVARTDDAAAAWRRALEVLTLDPESAEPPGQRAALERKLNALPTRAPDR from the coding sequence GTGCGCCCCTCTCGCCTCCTCGTATCCGCCCTGCTGGCCGTCCTCGTGGCGCCGGGTGTGTCCGCGGCTGCCCCGTCACGGCGGCCGCGCGTGGACCCGGAGGCCATGCGGGAGGCCATCGACGCGGGCGCCACGGACGAAGGCCGCTATGCCTCCTCCGCCAGCTACACCAACTACCTCCAGTCCCGGCTGAAGCACCATGCCGGAGACCACCGGGGCGCGGTGGACGCGCTGCGGCTGGCCCTGGCCACGGATGACGGAAACCCGCTGCTGCTCACCCGGCTGGGCGAGGAGTACGCCCGCGTGGGCGATTTGACGCGCGCGGAGCGCGAACTGCGCCGGGCCGTGCTGCGCGCCCCCGCCTACTACCCCGCGCACGTGCTGCTGGGCCGCGTCCTCACGGAGTCGAAGCGGTTCGCCCGGGCCCGTTTGCACCTGCGGCGCGCGGTGTCCCTCAAGCCGCGCGAGCCGGAGGCCTACCTCGTCCTGGCCCAACTCCACCTGGAGATAGGGGCCCCGGACGAGGCGGTGAAGGTGGTGGACGCCCTGGCGCTGGCGCTGCCGGGGGAGGCCATTGGGTACCAGCGCCTGGGGTTGGCGCTGGCGGAGCGAGGCGACACGGCGCGCGCCGAGCGCCTGTTGGTGGAGGCCGCCACCCGGGCCCCGGGGGACGTGGAGGTGCTGACGGCGCTGGCGCGGCTGTATGAGGACACCGGACGGCCCGTGCAGGCGGAGGAGTCCCTGGCTCGGGCGCTGGAGCGGGACCCGGACAGCCGCGAGGTGCTGCTGGGCGCCGGACGCGCGGCGCTGAAGGCGGGCTCCTCCGTCCGGGCGCGGGCGTACTTCGACCGGCTGTTGTCCCTCTCCTCCGAGCCGGAGATGCCGGTGCGGGTGGCCTTCAGCTACCTCGCCGCGCGCGAGCCCGGGGCGGCCGCGGAGGTGCTGGAGGCGGCGCGCCGAGGGGACCATGCGGACCCTCGATTGGCCTACTACGCGGGGCTCGTCCATGAGCGGATGCGCCGCTTCGCCGACGCGGCGGGGGCCTTCGCCGGTGTGCCCGCGGAGTCGGATGTCTACGCCGACGCGCGCCTGCGCCGGGCCCGCAGCCTGTCGCTCCTGGGCGAGCACTCCCGGGCCCTCACGCTCTACCGGGCCGCGATGCAGGCGGCGCCAGAGGCCGTGGACGTCCGGATGCAGTTCGCCCGGGCCCTGGAGCGCGGCGGCACGCCGAACCGCGCGGAACTGCTCCTTCGCGAGGGCCTGGCCGCCGGTCCCTCCGCGGCGCTGTATGACGCCCTGGCCGCCACACTCCACCGGCAGGGCCGAGGGCGCGAAGCACTGACACTGCTGCGCGAGGCGGTGGCCCGCTTTCCCCGGGACGAAGACCTGCTGTACGTGCTGGGCGCGGCCCATGAGCGGCAGGGCGACGTGACGGGCGCACTGGCCCGCATGCGGGCGGTGCTGGCCGTGTCGCCGGACCACGCCGCCGCGCTGAACTTCCTGGGCTACCTGCTGGCGCAGGCGGGGCAGAACCTGGACGAGGCCGAGCGGCGCGTGCGGCGGGCCCTGGAGCTGCGGCCGGACACCGGGGCCTACCTGGATTCACTGGGTTGGGTGTACTTCCGGCGAGGGGACTACGCCCGGGCCGTGGACGCGCTGGAGCGGGCCTCCACGCTGGCTCCGGACGAGCCCGTCATCCTCGAACACCTGGGAGACGCCTACCAGCGGGTGGCGAGGACGGACGATGCCGCGGCGGCCTGGCGGCGCGCCCTGGAAGTGCTGACGCTGGACCCCGAGTCCGCCGAGCCCCCCGGTCAGCGCGCCGCGTTGGAGCGCAAGCTCAATGCGCTACCCACGCGTGCGCCAGACCGCTAA
- a CDS encoding TIGR00730 family Rossman fold protein has product MEVRSVCVFCGSRPGARPEYMDAATRMGAELARRGLTLVYGGASVGLMGAVADGALAAGGNVVGVLPGFLGAKELAHRGLTELHSVGSMHERKALMAERSDAFIALPGGFGTLDELFEIVTWAQLGLHRKPMGLLDTRGFFQPLLAIARHHAEEGFVPVEQAVPFAVSASPTALVDRLLAGPTMPPAEKWLKRSSQT; this is encoded by the coding sequence ATGGAAGTGCGAAGTGTCTGTGTGTTCTGCGGCTCCCGGCCCGGCGCGCGTCCGGAGTACATGGATGCCGCCACACGCATGGGCGCCGAACTGGCGCGGCGAGGACTGACGCTCGTCTACGGCGGCGCCAGCGTGGGGCTCATGGGCGCGGTGGCGGACGGCGCGCTGGCAGCTGGTGGCAACGTCGTAGGCGTGCTGCCTGGCTTCCTCGGCGCCAAGGAACTGGCCCACCGGGGCCTCACGGAGCTGCACTCCGTCGGCTCCATGCACGAGCGCAAGGCGCTGATGGCGGAGCGCTCAGATGCCTTCATCGCCCTGCCCGGAGGTTTTGGAACGCTCGATGAACTCTTCGAAATCGTGACCTGGGCCCAGCTCGGCCTGCACCGCAAGCCCATGGGACTGCTGGACACGCGCGGCTTCTTCCAGCCATTGCTGGCCATCGCGCGGCACCACGCGGAGGAAGGCTTCGTCCCCGTGGAGCAGGCCGTGCCCTTCGCCGTGAGCGCGTCGCCCACGGCCCTGGTGGACCGGCTGCTGGCGGGCCCGACGATGCCGCCCGCCGAGAAGTGGCTGAAGCGCTCCAGCCAGACGTGA